In the Streptomyces sp. NBC_00193 genome, CAGCGAGCTCGGACGCGAACAGTCCTTCCGCGAACGCTTCCGCCGCGAGGCCCAGGCTGTAGCGAAACTGTCGCACACCAATATCGTCTCGGTCTTCGACACCGGTGAGGGCGTCGTCTCCTTCGCCGACCCCTCGGTCGCCGACGGCGCGGTCATGCCGTACATCGTCATGGAGTACGTCGAGGGGCAGCCGCTCGGCTCCGTCCTGGACGGCGACATCAGGCAGTACGGGGCCATGCCGGCCGACAAGGCGCTGAAGGTGACGGCCGATGTCCTGGCGGCTCTGGAGAGCAGCCACGAAATGGGGCTGGTCCACCGCGACATCAAGCCGGGCAACGTCATGATGACGCGGCGCGGAGTGGTCAAGGTCATGGACTTCGGCATCGCGCGCGCCATGCAGTCGGGGGTCACCTCGATGACGCAGACCGGCATGGTCGTCGGCACCCCGCAGTACCTCTCCCCCGAGCAGGCGCTCGGGCGGGCCGTGGACGCCCGCTCCGACCTGTACTCGGTGGGCATCATGCTCTTCGAGCTGTTGACCGGGCGCGTCCCCTTCGTCGCCGACTCGGCCCTGGGCATGGCGTACGCGCACGTGCAGGAGGAGCCGGTCGCGCCCTCCTCCATCAACCGCTCGGTCACCCCGGCGATGGACGCGCTGGTGGCGCGGGCCCTGAAGAAGAACCCGAACGAGCGTTTCCCCACGGCCGCCGCCATGCTCGACGAGGTCGCGCGGGTGGCGGGCGCCGGGCACACCGGAGCCCCGGCCATCGTCCCGGGCTCGCACCCGACGAACAGCGGTGCGGGCCTCGGCTCGGCCGTGTTCCCTCCGGTGGACTCCGCCCTGCAGGCGCCGCCGCACTCGGTGCAGCAGCCGTACCAGGCGCCGCACACCCCGATGCCGTCCGCGTACGCGCCGACGCCGCCTCCGGCGCCGCAGTCCGGGGCGTACGGGTACCCGCAGCAGCACCAGCAGGCCCCGACCCCGGCGCCGTACTCGGCCGCGACCCCGCCGCCGTACACGATCTCGCCGCAGGGCGGGCAGAGCAGCCACGGCCCGGCCGCGGGCGGGGCCGGCAAGAAGAAGAACCCGGTCGTGATCGGAGCCGTCGTGGTGGCGCTGGTGGCCATCGGCGGGCTGATCGCCGTGCTGAACATGGGCGGTGACGGCGACAAGGACAAGGCCGGGCCGGACACCCCGGGCTCCTCCACTTCGGCGTCCGGTCCGGCGAAGACCGGGCACAAGGGGCCGGACCTCACGCGGACGATCGACGAGGCCAAGTGCAAGGAGGCCCGGAAGGGCAACGACCCCGCCAAGGTGGTGGCGCCGGACTTCCGGTACATGAACGAGGTCTCGGTGAAGGCCTGCATCCGGGCCGCCGGCTGGAAGTACACCCCGAAGCCGAAGGACGAGGCGGTCTACGGCGAGGGGACCATCGTGGAGCAGCAGCCGGCGGGCAACGACGAGATCGACCCGAAGAACACCACCTTCACCCTGTGGATCTCGACCGGCGACCCGGAGTAGGAGCACGCCCCGGACGGGTGAAGCGAGTTGGCCCGCCGGGCTCCGGTTCTGATCCGTGGACACCTCGGACGACGCCCGCGTCGCGGGGATCCGGCTCTACACGCTGGACCACCGCGGCGGCTCGCACGACTGGCCCTGGCGCCTCAACAAGCGCGGGGCCGGGAAGAGCCAGACCTGGGAGACCACCCTCCAGGACAAGCGCGGGATCGACCGGGTCGGCGTGGAGGCCGCGGCGTTCGACGACGCCGGCTACCGGCGCCTGTGCGGTTCCGCTTCCGTGAAGAACCCGACCTTCTGAATGACCCGGCATCCCTAACGGCCTGTACGGGATGCCGGTTTTGTCCGGTTATGTAAATCTGAGTCCGTGACCTACGCCCGCGCGCTGCGCTGGACCGCCGGGGCAGCGATGGCAACCGCCGCGCTGCTGGTCACGGCGCCTGCGCAGGCCGCGGCCTTCACCCCCGTCGCCGTGTCGTCCAACGACCCCGCGCCCGCGGCCGACGTGGCGGACCGGGCCTTCGAGGACCTCGCCGGGAGCTCCGCCGGGGCCGGGCGGGAACGGCCCGGGCGGCCGGTGGGCGAGCCCGCCAATCCCGAGACCGTGCTCGCCGCGCGCCCCGTCCCGGCCCACCCGCGCACCGAGCCGGTCCTGCCGGTTCCCGCGATCCCCGCCGCCCCTCCGGCGAACCAGATGGTCGGCTCGTTCGGCACCGAGCCGAACGAGCGGGCCGCCGATCTGGCCGCGCACATACTGCCGCTCGGAACGGGATTCGCCCTGATGGGACTGGGTCTCGGGTTCATGGGAATGCGGCTGCGCCGGGGCATGTAGCCCCCGCCCCGACCCCCGGGTCCCCCTTGGGACGTAGGCCCCAGGATGGTTGCGGTGAGGTACATACTCGGTATACATACTGAGTATGTCGATCCGCCACGGCCTTCTCGCCCTGCTGGAACGAGGCCCCAGGTACGGGTCTCAGCTCCGCACCGAATTCGAGTCCCGCACCGGTTCCACCTGGCCGCTCAACGTCGGGCAGGTGTACACCACGCTCGCCCGTCTGGAGCGCGACGGCCTCGTCGAGCCCGGCGGCGCGGACACCGCCGGACACACCCTGTACGCCATCACCGAGACCGGCCGCCACGAACTGCACGCCTGGTACGAGCGTCCCGTCGACCGGGCCAACCCGCCCCGGGACGAGCTCGCCATCAAGCTCGCCATGGCCGTCGGCGCACCCGGCGTGGACATCCGCGCGGTCATCCAGGCCCAGCGGCACGCCACCGTCCAGGCCATGCAGGACTACACCCGGCTCAAGGCCCAGGCGCTCGCCGCCATCGAGAGCGGGCGCTCCGGCGAGCGCGACGACATCGCCTGGCTGCTGGTCCTGGAGCAGCTGATCTTCCAGACCGAGGCCGAGGCCCGCTGGCTCGACCACTGCGAGTCCCGGCTCGTACGGCTGTCCGCGCGCGGGGAGCTCGCACCGGCCGAGGCCGAACCGCCCGAGGGCCACGACGCGGGCCACCGCCCCGCCGAACCCTCCGGGACCGCCCAGGCCCCCACCGTCCCGACCACGCCCACGACCACCGACCGGTCTCTTTCCCGCACCGCCCGCACGCGGCGGGTCTGAACCACCGCTCCACGTCCCAGGGGGGAACCCTTCATGCCCGACCAGCCCGTATTGCAACTGGACCAGCTCGTCCGCACCCACGGCAGCGGCGCCACCGAGGTGCACGCCCTGCGCGGGATCAACCTCTCCGTGTACCCCGGCGAACTCGTCGCCGTCATGGGCCCCTCCGGGTCCGGCAAGTCCACGCTGCTGACCCTCGCCGGCGGACTCGACACCCCGAGCCGCGGCCGGGTGATCGTCGAGGGCACCGACATCACCACCGCGAGCCGCAAGCAGCTGGCCGCCCTGCGCCGCCGCAGCATCGGATACGTCTTCCAGGACTACAACCTGATCCCGGCGCTCACCGCCGCCGAGAACGTCTCCCTGCCCCTCGAACTCGACGGCGTCTCCGCCCGCAAGGCCCGGGTCTCCGCGCTCGCGGCCCTGGAGGAGATGAACCTCGGACAGCTCGCCGACCGCTTCCCCGACGAGATGTCCGGCGGCCAGCAGCAGCGCGTGGCCATCGCCCGCGCGCTGGTCGGCGACCGCCGCCTGGTCCTCGCCGACGAGCCGACCGGCGCCCTGGACTCCGAGACCGGGGAGTCCGTACTCGCCCTGCTGCGCTCGCGCTGCGACGCCGGAGCGGCCGGCATCCTGGTCACCCACGAGCCGCGCTTCGCCGCATGGGCCGACCGCGTGGTCTTCCTGCGCGACGGCAGCGTCGTCGACGAGACCCTGCGCAGCCAGGCCGACTCCCTGCTCTTCGGGCAGGCGGCCGCTCAGTGATCTCCTCGTACCACTCCTGGATCGCAGCGATCCGGATAGCCCGCCGCGACGCCTGGCGCTCCAAGGGCCGCAGTGCCCTCGTCCTGGCCATGATCGCCCTGCCGATCGTCGGCGTGAGCGCCGTCGACCTCACCATCCGCAGCTCGGAACTCTCCCCCGAGCAGCGGCTCGTACGGGTGCTCGGTGCCGCCGACGCCAAGGTGCGCGACCCCCACATGGGCACGCCCATCTACCAGTCCCCCGACGCGCAGAGCTACGCCCCCGTCGGCGGATACGACGACTACCAGCCGAGCGCCGGCGGCCGGGAAGAGGTCACCGCCGCGCCCCAGCTCCCGGCCGGATCCCAGTCCGTCAAGGACAGCATTTCCTACGCCAAGGTCCGCACCCGGTACGGGATCCTGGACACCGAACTGCGCGAGGTCGACCCGGCGAGCCCGCTGGTCAAGGGCCTGTGGACGCTGGAGCGCGGCCGGCTGCCCCAGGCGGCGGGCGAGATCCTCGCCACCACTGCCTTCCTGGAGGAGTCCGGGTACTTCCTCGGCTCCAGCGTGACCCCGCGCGAGTCGAAGACCTCGTACAAGATCGTCGGCGTCTACGAGCTGCCCGACGCCCTGAAGTCGGCGCAGCTCCTCGCCCCGCCCGGGACCCTGCTGGCCCCGCTCGACCGGGACCTGAAGGCCTCCGGCGGCATGGGAATGAGCCCCCAGGACGAGTACCTGGTGAAGGTCGGCGGCGAAGGTTTCACGTGGAACATGGTCAAGGAGACCAACGCCAAGCAGCGCCTCCTCGTCGAGTCCCGCGCCGTGCTGCTGAACCCGCCGGCCGACTCCGAGGTCCCGCTCTACACGGAGCAGCCCCGGGACGCGTGGCGGCCCGGCTCCATGATCGGACCCACCGAGCTCGCCATCGTCTCCACCGTCGTCGGCCTCGCCATGCTGGAGATCTGCCTGCTGGCCGGACCCGCCTTCGCGGTCGGCGCCCGGCGCTCGCGCCGCCAGCTCGGCCTGGTCGGCGCCAACGGCGGTGACCGGCGGCACATCCGGGCCATCGTGCTCTCCGGCGGCCTCGTCATCGGCGCAGCGGCGGCCGTCACCGGCACCGCCCTCGGCATCGCCCTCACCGTCGGGCTCCGCCCGGTACTGGAAGGGGCCATCGGCCAGCGGTTCGGCCACTTCGACGTCCGCCCGCTGGAACTCCTCGCCATCGGCCTGCTCGCCGTCCTGACCGGACTGCTCGCCGCGATCGTCCCGGCCGTCAACGCCTCCCGGCAGACCGTGCTGGCCTCCCTCACCGGCCGCCGCGGCGTGCGCCGGGCCAACCGGGTGCTGCCCGTCCTCGGCCTGATCGCCATCGCGGGCGGGGCCGCCATCGCCCTGTTCGGCTCCGTCTCCAAGATGGGCGCCACCGTCGTCGCGGGCGGCAGCGCCCTCGCCGAGCTCGGCGTCGTCGCCCTCACCCCCACCCTGGTCGGCCTGTTCGGCCGGGCCGGCCGGTGGCTGCCGCTGTCGCCCCGTCTCGCGCTGCGCGACGCCGTCCGCAACCGGGGGCGTACGGCACCGGCCGTGGCCGCCGTGCTGGCCGCCGTCGCCGGCACCGTCGCCGTGGCCACGTACCAGCACAGCAAGGAGATCCAGGCGCGGCACGAGTACGTCGCCAGCCTGCCCTTCGGCGCCGGGCTGATCGAGACCAACGAGTTCACGGCGTACCGGGACGTGCCCGCGATGCGCGAGACCCTGTCGAAGGAACTCCCGGTGGCCGTACGGGCCGACGTGGAGCGTCCCGTCGTCGGCAAGCCGGGCTGCGCCCCGTACGGCGACAGCCCGGACTGCGGGCGGGCCGAGGTCATCATCCCGAAGGCGCAGCGCTGCCCGCTCTACTCGGCCGAGAACGGCCC is a window encoding:
- a CDS encoding ABC transporter ATP-binding protein → MPDQPVLQLDQLVRTHGSGATEVHALRGINLSVYPGELVAVMGPSGSGKSTLLTLAGGLDTPSRGRVIVEGTDITTASRKQLAALRRRSIGYVFQDYNLIPALTAAENVSLPLELDGVSARKARVSALAALEEMNLGQLADRFPDEMSGGQQQRVAIARALVGDRRLVLADEPTGALDSETGESVLALLRSRCDAGAAGILVTHEPRFAAWADRVVFLRDGSVVDETLRSQADSLLFGQAAAQ
- a CDS encoding protein kinase: MSQDGTQGQYAGGSLAGGRYQLRDLLGEGGMASVYLAYDSALDRQVAIKTLHSELGREQSFRERFRREAQAVAKLSHTNIVSVFDTGEGVVSFADPSVADGAVMPYIVMEYVEGQPLGSVLDGDIRQYGAMPADKALKVTADVLAALESSHEMGLVHRDIKPGNVMMTRRGVVKVMDFGIARAMQSGVTSMTQTGMVVGTPQYLSPEQALGRAVDARSDLYSVGIMLFELLTGRVPFVADSALGMAYAHVQEEPVAPSSINRSVTPAMDALVARALKKNPNERFPTAAAMLDEVARVAGAGHTGAPAIVPGSHPTNSGAGLGSAVFPPVDSALQAPPHSVQQPYQAPHTPMPSAYAPTPPPAPQSGAYGYPQQHQQAPTPAPYSAATPPPYTISPQGGQSSHGPAAGGAGKKKNPVVIGAVVVALVAIGGLIAVLNMGGDGDKDKAGPDTPGSSTSASGPAKTGHKGPDLTRTIDEAKCKEARKGNDPAKVVAPDFRYMNEVSVKACIRAAGWKYTPKPKDEAVYGEGTIVEQQPAGNDEIDPKNTTFTLWISTGDPE
- a CDS encoding PadR family transcriptional regulator; protein product: MSIRHGLLALLERGPRYGSQLRTEFESRTGSTWPLNVGQVYTTLARLERDGLVEPGGADTAGHTLYAITETGRHELHAWYERPVDRANPPRDELAIKLAMAVGAPGVDIRAVIQAQRHATVQAMQDYTRLKAQALAAIESGRSGERDDIAWLLVLEQLIFQTEAEARWLDHCESRLVRLSARGELAPAEAEPPEGHDAGHRPAEPSGTAQAPTVPTTPTTTDRSLSRTARTRRV
- a CDS encoding FtsX-like permease family protein produces the protein MISSYHSWIAAIRIARRDAWRSKGRSALVLAMIALPIVGVSAVDLTIRSSELSPEQRLVRVLGAADAKVRDPHMGTPIYQSPDAQSYAPVGGYDDYQPSAGGREEVTAAPQLPAGSQSVKDSISYAKVRTRYGILDTELREVDPASPLVKGLWTLERGRLPQAAGEILATTAFLEESGYFLGSSVTPRESKTSYKIVGVYELPDALKSAQLLAPPGTLLAPLDRDLKASGGMGMSPQDEYLVKVGGEGFTWNMVKETNAKQRLLVESRAVLLNPPADSEVPLYTEQPRDAWRPGSMIGPTELAIVSTVVGLAMLEICLLAGPAFAVGARRSRRQLGLVGANGGDRRHIRAIVLSGGLVIGAAAAVTGTALGIALTVGLRPVLEGAIGQRFGHFDVRPLELLAIGLLAVLTGLLAAIVPAVNASRQTVLASLTGRRGVRRANRVLPVLGLIAIAGGAAIALFGSVSKMGATVVAGGSALAELGVVALTPTLVGLFGRAGRWLPLSPRLALRDAVRNRGRTAPAVAAVLAAVAGTVAVATYQHSKEIQARHEYVASLPFGAGLIETNEFTAYRDVPAMRETLSKELPVAVRADVERPVVGKPGCAPYGDSPDCGRAEVIIPKAQRCPLYSAENGPSSFTLAQRKELRNDWRCKEGRFGVQNPLVVADEKLLSVLAVEDPGAVAALKAGKAVSFKKQNVLADKVTVRLIMGRAEPAPGSAPDEPGPGQDKVFAAYQLPESVKGYGVELVLPPSAAKSAGIASVPFGSYFTLGGDATSEKRQRLEGALDKLGMDTNLRIEKGYEGNDSLVMLVLTVFAGLVTIGAAGIATGLAQADAEGDLKTLAAVGAPPRVRRTLSGFQCGVVALMGVVLGSAAGILPAVGLRLTERRAAADLVRNGIENGYSAASEAIPYIPISVPWTTLGGLLIVVPVGAALLAALVTRSSGALARREV